The DNA sequence TATCGATAATGTATTATATAATTAATATCGAAAAAAAAGCGATAATTACCGAACGGCATGTTGGCCCCGATCTTTAAAACTCTGAATGAATTAAGGCGATATTAAGCGATATATACCATCGGGTCCAGGATGGGTATGATCATCATTGGTCATGAAGGAGATGTTATTATGCTGTGCGCAGACATGATGCACTGCCTTCATGATCATTATCGCCCTGTCTGGCATGAAAAATGAGGCCCGGAGGCTTAACATAGCCTCAGCTGGCCATTGTAGACTTTTTAAAAGTAATTTCTTTTCCACCGGAAATAAAGGGGTAAAATGCTCTGTTTAGAGCAAAAAATACCCGTTATTTACCCTTCCACGGATATGGTCTCAAGCTGGCTCGCTATGTTCCAGATGAGAGTCCTGGTGTGCAGCGGTATGTTGGGATCGTTCGATATCTCATCAAGTATCGATATGCTCGACGCTGCCCTTACGGCAGGGGTCTCGCTTGTGTTGAGCAGTATATTTTTAACGTTATCCGCGCTTCTTCTGATGTTGCGCGGGACGGTGTCGTCGTCCTTGATCCTGGACAGGACGTCCACGCATTGTTTTATTACGGTGTCAGCATTTGACATTATATCACCTTTTTAACCGTTTGATCGATGTAAAATCAGATGTACGATTTCTATATATAATATTATAGAAAAATTTCGGTCAATCCGGACTTACTCTTGGTATGTTTATACTCTTATCTATTATTAGTGTATCCTGATATAAAACTTATCTCTTGAAATTTTCCAGAGACATTATCATATGTTTTTTAAGGTTCATATAATACGCTATGCCTCTGCCCAGGAACAATGCGGCCTCGGCCAGGAGAAAATAGCTGACATAAAGGTACTCCCTGCCCGCACCGTGCCACGGCATGCTGATGCCGAACTGGCCGAAACAGAACGTGTAAGCTAAAAGTGATGCGACCGCCACAAAAACGAATGAGATCGCCGTCATCAGCTTACTCCACGACCCCTGCCTTCCCGACATAGCCCTGTACTTGAATGTCTCCCTGAACCTTGAATAAAGAACGCCGAAGAAGACCAGTGCCGGTAAGAAGCTTACGACCGCTATCAGGAAAGAGTACGGGCTCAGCCTGTAGGATGTCTCAAAATACACCGAAGACGCCAGGAATATGACCGTGAATAACAGTGACATCATAGTGAACACAAGCTCAAACCTCAAAATCCGTTGAGCCCTGTCTGCCAGTATCCTATCCAGTTGATTCCTCATACAAACGAACTGAGATTGGTTTTAACCCTTATGAAGCTTCCCATTATTGCGCCCGGCATTTATAGAAAAGTTTATCTGAATAGTACCTAACCTATTCATAATATGGCAGAGGAAGACCTTGAAAAGATAACGAAGATGCTGGAGCGCGGCGGGACGATGCTCGCGAAGCACTGTGATTGCGGAGCCCCGCTGTTCAAGTATAAGGGTAAGATATTATGTCCTGTGTGCGACTCTAAAAAAGAAGAGGAAACATCTACAAAGCTGGCAGTGCCGGTGGAGACAAAGCCTGCGCTGACGCCTCAGCCGTCGCTCGAGGCTGTAAAAAGCAATCGTATGATCGAGCTCCCCGAGAAGCGCGTGAGCCTGGTCATCAAGTACGATGAGCTGGAAGAGGAGAACATCGAGGCTGTAATAATCTCAAAGATCAATGACATCACGGCCAGGCTGGCAAGGGAAGAGTACCCGGACAAGATCCAGATGTACCTCGATATACTTGAGACATCCATGCGAGTCCTGCGTGAATTAAGAGGCCTGTCCAGATAGGCCTTTTTCAATATTTTATTTTTTATCTTTTTTCTTCAGGGCGAACTCGTATACTTCCATAAGCCTGCCGGCGCAATTCTCAAGCGAGTGCTCGGACGCCGTTTTTATCGCTCCCTGCTTCAGTTTCATCCGGAGCCCGTCATCGGACAGTATCGTTATAATGTGGCCTGCCATGGCTTCGATGTCGTCCGGCTTGAATAGGTATCCGTTCACGCCGGGAACGACCGCGTCAGGTATAGCGCCGGCGTCCGCACCGACGACCGGGATGCCTGTGGCAAGGGCCTCGATGACTATCAGCGACTGGGTCTCCACCGGAGAGTTCAACGCGAGGACGTCTGCAGCAGCGAAGGCTTTTGGGAACTCCTCATCGCTAATGTATCCCGTAAACACTACGGAGGACTCCACACCGCGTTCCTCTGCTGTCTGCTCAAGGGACTTTCTGGCCGGGCCGCTGCCAACTATCAGAAGCTTAGCGTCAGGCACGTTTTTTAGTATTATGGGCATTGCCTTGATGACATAGTCTATGCGCTTTTCAAAGCTCAGCCTGCCTCCGTGCAGTATGACGGGTCCGTTCCCAAGGCCGTATCTGTCCCGGAACTCCTGTCTTCCTTCAGGGCCATATCGCGACAGGTCGACGCCGTTAGACACCGGGAATATTTCCTTGCCCTTGATGTCAATGTATATCGCGGCCGATCTCGCCGGCACGACAATGACGTCGCATTTGTTGTAGAACCAGTCCTGGTAGGTTTTTGCGATCTTGCCCAGTATCTTTTGTAAAAGTTTAGAACGCTTTGCGATATACATCACATACCCGTCTATGGGCGTATGGAAAGTGCCGACAAGAGGCGATTTTAATTTTTTAGCGGTCCTCCATGCACAGAACCCCATGATAAAAGGCGTATGCGCATGTACTATTTCCGGCTTGAACTTAAGCGCGTCACCGGTGGGGTTGATGAAATCGATCGAATACTCGAACTCCGGATATGGAATGAAAGTGAATGCTCTGTACCTGTGTATCTCAGCGCCGTCCAGCGTAGACACGCCGGGCTTTTTTCCGGAGGTGAAGACTTGGATCTCATGCCCTTTTTTGGTCAGCGTCTTATTAAAGTTCCTTACAGCGTTTACGACCCCGTTGACCTGGGGGAAAAAAGTGTCCGTAAATACCGCTATTCTCATGCTATCCCTCATGACCGTACGATAGCACGCTCTCAACTGCTTTAATCCTTTGCATTCAAGCTAATAAGTGATAATATCGTTGTTTTTTTATTATGCAAGCTCCAGATTTATAAAACTCCACGAATTCGAACGCGAGTACTCCGTTTCCTGAACTCTTTAATATATCAGTTCATCTTAAGATCAAGTCCACCACAAAGGCGACGAAGGTACACTAAACTGTTAACCGCGAAGCACACGAAGGCGAAAAAGGTATACAATTTTTTTTAAGTATATGATAACCTTCTAAAAAAGTCATTTGTGTCCCTTTGTCGCCGTTGTGCGCTCCCATGAAAGACTTTTTGATGGTCTCTGTAAAGACTTGCATGTAACATCTATTATGGGATCGATGTTCTGCCATTGTGCCTGTCGGATGGCAGGCAGGCACGTAACCTCACAGAAACACGGAAACACAAAAATTTTTTTATATGATTTTTTAAGGTCACGAAAACCCAAAGGTTCTCTCACCAAACCACAAATGGCTCTAGTATCACCGTCAACGCACTAAAGTCTCTAATGCACGGCTTAATGCTCGAAGTGCTCTAAGTCACTAACGCTAAAACAAGACCCCGAACATTCTCCAAAAACACTAAATT is a window from the Methanooceanicella nereidis genome containing:
- a CDS encoding UPF0147 family protein, with the translated sequence MSNADTVIKQCVDVLSRIKDDDTVPRNIRRSADNVKNILLNTSETPAVRAASSISILDEISNDPNIPLHTRTLIWNIASQLETISVEG
- a CDS encoding Sjogren's syndrome/scleroderma autoantigen 1 family protein; amino-acid sequence: MAEEDLEKITKMLERGGTMLAKHCDCGAPLFKYKGKILCPVCDSKKEEETSTKLAVPVETKPALTPQPSLEAVKSNRMIELPEKRVSLVIKYDELEEENIEAVIISKINDITARLAREEYPDKIQMYLDILETSMRVLRELRGLSR
- a CDS encoding glycosyltransferase; its protein translation is MRACYRTVMRDSMRIAVFTDTFFPQVNGVVNAVRNFNKTLTKKGHEIQVFTSGKKPGVSTLDGAEIHRYRAFTFIPYPEFEYSIDFINPTGDALKFKPEIVHAHTPFIMGFCAWRTAKKLKSPLVGTFHTPIDGYVMYIAKRSKLLQKILGKIAKTYQDWFYNKCDVIVVPARSAAIYIDIKGKEIFPVSNGVDLSRYGPEGRQEFRDRYGLGNGPVILHGGRLSFEKRIDYVIKAMPIILKNVPDAKLLIVGSGPARKSLEQTAEERGVESSVVFTGYISDEEFPKAFAAADVLALNSPVETQSLIVIEALATGIPVVGADAGAIPDAVVPGVNGYLFKPDDIEAMAGHIITILSDDGLRMKLKQGAIKTASEHSLENCAGRLMEVYEFALKKKDKK